GTGAATTAAAGGCAGTCCCAGCAATTATCCCTATTATATTGGCCGCCACAAAAAATGAGCAAAAAATAATTATTCCGCGAGCAAATGCGGAAGAAGCTTCTTTAGTATCTAATCCTGAAATGATGATCGCAGAAAATCTAAGAGAAATATCGGCATATTTATGCCGAAAAACCACTCTTCATTCTTTGCCGAAACGCGCTCCATCCACAAGAGATGAGGCAAAAGCAGATTGGTCTGATGTTAAAGGCCAACAACACGCAAAACAAGCTATGGAGATTGCTGCAATTGGGGGACACAGCATTTTATTATGTGGCCCCCCTGGTAGTGGGAAGACTATGTTAGCCAAACGTTTCGCGTCGTTATTGCCAGAACTTTCAGAAGATGAAGCCTTAGAATGTGCAGCAATTAATTCTTTATTAGGTAAATTGCATACCAATAATTGGTTAGTTCCTCCTTTTCGCTCCCCTCATCATACCGCTTCACCCATTGCCTTAACAGGTGGGGGAAACCCTCCACGTCCCGGAGAAATCTCTTTAGCACATAATGGTGTGCTTTTTCTTGATGAACTACCAGAATTCCAACGTCATGTTCTTGAAACGTTGCGGGAACCACTGGAATCCGGAAATATTTGTATATCTCGAGCTGCTATGCAAGCAGAGTATCCTGCTCGTTTTCAACTAATTGCTGCTATGAATCCTTGCCCCTGCGGCCATTGGGGTAACCCTAAAGGTAATTGTTTATGCTCTCCTGAAAAAATAAATCGCTATTTACAAAAACTCTCCGGCCCACTACTCGATCGAATAGACATGCAGATTACAGTACAACCTTTAAGCGAAAAAGAATTAATTAGTCCAAATTATCATCCTGGAGGAGAAAGTAAAAAATTACGGGAAATAATTCAGCAATTACGCACTTTACAATTAAATAGGCAAGGTTGCATTAATAGTCAGTTATCGACAAAGCACAGCGAAAATGTCTGTAAGTTAGGCAAAAAAGAATTCAACTTTCTTAATTTAATTTTATCTCGTCTACAATTATCAGCTAGAGCGTATCATCGTCTATTAAAAGTAAGTCGATCTTTAGCAGATTATCAAGGCCTAGAGAAAGTGGAAGTACCTGTTTTACAACAAGCGCTTTCATTTAAACAAACGATTCACTCGCCGTAAAAAATGATAAAAATGGATTCCCGCCTAACGTGGGAATGAT
The window above is part of the Legionella adelaidensis genome. Proteins encoded here:
- a CDS encoding YifB family Mg chelatase-like AAA ATPase, coding for MNLAITKTRCALGIYARLVSVEVHISNGVPSFTIVGLAQAAVKESKDRVRSAIINSEFEFPYRRITVNLAPADLPKVGSGFDLPIALGILAASQQIPATFFSSHEFIGELALSGELKAVPAIIPIILAATKNEQKIIIPRANAEEASLVSNPEMMIAENLREISAYLCRKTTLHSLPKRAPSTRDEAKADWSDVKGQQHAKQAMEIAAIGGHSILLCGPPGSGKTMLAKRFASLLPELSEDEALECAAINSLLGKLHTNNWLVPPFRSPHHTASPIALTGGGNPPRPGEISLAHNGVLFLDELPEFQRHVLETLREPLESGNICISRAAMQAEYPARFQLIAAMNPCPCGHWGNPKGNCLCSPEKINRYLQKLSGPLLDRIDMQITVQPLSEKELISPNYHPGGESKKLREIIQQLRTLQLNRQGCINSQLSTKHSENVCKLGKKEFNFLNLILSRLQLSARAYHRLLKVSRSLADYQGLEKVEVPVLQQALSFKQTIHSP